The following proteins are co-located in the Pyricularia oryzae 70-15 chromosome 1, whole genome shotgun sequence genome:
- a CDS encoding mitochondrial presequence protease, translated as MLRRAALGARGAGRSYATVTQQFPQPGERLHGFTMKRIKHVPELKLTALELQHDKTGAEHLHIARNDSNNVFSIGFKTNPPDDTGLPHILEHTTLCGSEKYPIRDPFFKMLPRTLSNFMNAFTASDHTFYPFATTNAKDFQNLMSVYMDATLNPLLKKTDFWQEGWRVGPENPEALAAAGAEATPEDKRLVFKGVVYNEMKGQMSDASYLFYIRFQDHIFPDINNSGGDPQKITDLTYEQLKRFHADHYHPSNAKLFTYGDMPLADHLQEIDAQLSAFNKLSSEDVAKVHRPIDLSSGPRDITMSGPTDPLVDPNRQYKSSVSWVLGDTGDIVESFSLSLISALLMDGYGSPMYKGLIESGLGIAWTPNSGYDNSAKDGIFSIGLTGLQEQDVPKVKTEVQRILREACEQGFKRSKIDGYLHQIELGLKHKTANFGMSLLQRVKPKWFNGVDVFDTLAWNETIEAFENKMAEGGYLEGLMDRYLLNDNTLTFTMTPSADFGAELGKEEETRLAAKISEVRESLGGEAEAQKALEERELQLLAEQSKSTSEDLSCLPTVRVSDIPRRKEPAVVRHDETDGFRTMWHEAPTNGLTYFRSINTFENLPQDLREMIPLFTDAINRLGTKDLTMEELEDRIKLLTGGNLSVGYHAASSPNDFTQASEGLTFSGMVLDRNVQEMYELLRLLVLETNFDSPDAVSHIRQLLKASTEEAINQIADSGHSYARSAAEAGLSTKNHYNEQVGGLSQIKLLTSLAGRPESDQLEDVIGKLKTIQRLAFNADSMRTFITCGSESVQQNQTALSKFIGTLPRNNSVNLSSTGQTAQSFARDVKAFYPLPYQVYYGALAVPTSSYTSKDSAPLLILSQMLTHRHLHHEIREKGGAYGGGAYARSLEGIFGFYSYRDPNPVNTLKIMRNAGRWAVDKQWTDRDLEEAKISVFKSVDAPKDINAEGMGQFLYGVTEEMAHERRARLLDVTREQIQEVANKYVVESLDKQAERVAFLGQKADWVDGSWATKEMNVD; from the exons ATGCTGCGGCGCGCAGCACTAGGCGCGAGGGGCGCCGGCAGGTCTTATGCAACCGTCACCCAGCAGTTTCCGCAGCCAGGCGAACGCCTCCATGGCTTCACAATGAAGCGCATCAAGCACGTTCCCGAGCTCAAACTCACGGCCTTGGAGCTTCAACACGACAAAACAGGTGCCGAACACTTGCACATCGCTAGGAACGACAGCAATAATGTCTTTTCTATTGGTTTCAAGACAAATCCCCCGGATGACACGGGTTTGCCTCATATCCTCGAGCATACCACTCTTTGTGGAAGCGAAAA ATATCCCATACGAGATCCGTTCTTCAAGATGCTCCCAAGGACGTTGTCCAACTTTATGAACGCCTTCACAGCGTCTGACCATACCTTTTACCCCTTCGCAACTACCAATGCCAAAGACTTTCAGAACCTCATGTCCGTATACATGGACGCCACACTCAACCCattattgaaaaagaccGACTTTTGGCAAGAGGGATggagggttggaccagaaaACCCCGAGGCCCTAGCTGCTGCGGGCGCAGAAGCCACACCGGAAGACAAGCGCCTGGTCTTCAAGGGAGTCGTATACAACGAGATGAAGGGTCAAATGTCGGATGCTTCCTATCTGTTCTACATCCGCTTCCAGGACCACATCTTTCCCGATATAAACAACTCTGGTGGCGACCCCCAAAAGATCACAGACCTGACTTACGAGCAGCTCAAGCGCTTCCACGCGGACCACTACCACCCAAGCAACGCCAAACTCTTCACATACGGTGACATGCCGCTTGCTGATCATTTGCAGGAAATCGATGCCCAGTTGAGCGCCTTTAACAAACTCTCGTCGGAAGACGTGGCCAAGGTCCATCGTCCCATCGATCTGAGCAGCGGCCCACGGGATATCACCATGTCTGGGCCTACCGACCCTCTTGTGGACCCTAACAGGCAGTACAAGTCGTCTGTATCCTGGGTATTGGGTGATACGGGAGACATTGTGGAGTCGTTTTCACTGTCCCTGATTTCGGCTCTACTTATGGACGGTTACGGTTCTCCCATGTACAAGGGTCTCATTGAGTCTGGTCTCGGCATAGCTTGGACTCCCAACTCTGGCTATGACAATTCGGCGAAAGACGGCATATTCTCCATTGGTTTGACTGGCCTTCAGGAGCAGGATGTGCCTAAAGTCAAGACCGAGGTCCAAAGAATACTCCGGGAGGCTTGTGAACAAGGCTTCAAGAGGTCCAAGATTGATGGCTACTTGCATCAGATCGAGCTGGGACTTAAGCACAAGACTGCCAACTTTGGAATGTCTTTATTGCAGCGGGTCAAGCCAAAGTGGTTCAACGGTGTCGATGTGTTTGACACGCTTGCCTGGAACGAAACCATTGAAGCATTTGAGAACAAAATGGCCGAGGGAGGTTATCTCGAGGGATTGATGGACCGCTACCTCCTCAACGATAACACTTTGACCTTCACCATGACACCTTCTGCCGACTTTGGCGCAGAACTGGGCAAGGAGGAAGAGACCAGGCTGGCGGCCAAAATTTCTGAAGTCCGAGAAAGCTTGGGCGGTGAAGCAGAGGCACAAAAGGCACTCGAAGAACGAGAGCTCCAACTACTTGCCGAACAGAGCAAGTCAACTTCCGAAGACCTCAGCTGCCTCCCTACCGTGCGCGTATCTGACATACCCAGACGGAAAGAGCCGGCAGTCGTGAGACACGACGAGACTGACGGCTTCAGGACCATGTGGCACGAGGCGCCAACTAATGGCTTGACTTACTTCCGTTCCATCAACACGTTCGAGAACCTCCCACAAGACTTGCGCGAGATGATTCCTTTGTTCACAGATGCGATAAATCGTCTTGGAACCAAGGATCTAACGATGGAAGAGCTGGAAGACCGTATAAAACTACTCACTGGTGGCAACCTGTCAGTTGGTTACCACGCCGCGTCGTCTCCAAACGATTTTACGCAGGCATCTGAAGGCCTTACATTCAGCGGGATGGTCTTGGACCGAAATGTTCAAGAAATGTACGAGCTTCTGCGGCTGTTGGTTCTGGAAACGAACTTTGACAGCCCGGATGCCGTCTCTCACATCCGGCAATTGTTGAAGGCGTCTACGGAGGAAGCGATAAACCAGATCGCCGACTCAGGCCATTCGTACGCACGATCGGCTGCCGAGGCTGGTTTGAGTACCAAGAATCATTACAACGAGCAAGTTGGTGGATTGTCACAGATCAAGCTTCTCACATCTCTGGCCGGTAGACCGGAGTCAGATCAGCTGGAAGACGTTATTGGAAAACTCAAGACCATTCAGCGTCTGGCATTCAACGCCGACAGCATGCGCACCTTTATCACGTGCGGTAGCGAAAGTGTCCAGCAGAACCAGACAGCGCTTTCCAAATTCATAGGTACTCTGCCCAGGAATAACAGTGTCAACTTGTCGTCCACTGGACAGACCGCCCAAAGCTTTGCAAGGGATGTCAAGGCTTTTTACCCATTGCCTTACCAGGTCTACTACGGCGCACTTGCCGTCCCCACGTCTTCGTATACCTCGAAAGACAGCGCGCCGCTGCTCATCCTGTCGCAGATGCTCACGCACAGGCACCTGCACCACGAGATTCGTGAGAAAGGTGGTGCCtatggtggtggtgcatACGCACGCTCGCTGGAAGGCATCTTCGGCTTCTATTCGTACCGGGACCCGAACCCAGTAAATACCCTCAAGATCATGCGCAATGCCGGCCGTTGGGCCGTTGACAAGCAGTGGACAGATCGTGATCTTGAGGAGGCCAAGATCTCTGTGTTCAAGAGCGTTGACGCACCCAAGGACATCAACGCGGAGGGCATGGGTCAGTTCCTTTACGGCGTCACCGAAGAGATGGCTCATGAACGCCGGGCTCGTCTCCTCGATGTCACACGCGAACAGATACAAGAGGTGGCAAACAAGTATGTCGTCGAATCGCTTGACAAACAGGCCGAGAGGGTCGCCTTCCTCGGTCAGAAGGCGGACTGGGTCGACGGTTCTTGGGCCACAAAAGAGATGAACGTCGACTAG